A section of the Paralichthys olivaceus isolate ysfri-2021 chromosome 14, ASM2471397v2, whole genome shotgun sequence genome encodes:
- the ccnj gene encoding cyclin-J, producing the protein MELEDQWWRGQLATDIYQALRYKELKLPSYKGQSPQLNLRRYYADLIAVVSNHFRLCPAARHLAVYLLDLFMDRYDVTEQQLAVVSLSCLLLASKFEEREDQVPKLETLNSLGCISSMNLVLTKQGLLHMELLLLETFQWNLYLPTAAHFIEYCLSIAIHEGDLHDGWPLTCLEKSKLYMAKYADYFLEVSLQDHVFLCFAPSLLAAACVAASRLVLHLSPTWPPQLQRLTGYTWENLVPCAEKLLIAHDSDVREANKQKCQQQQMVYHSSGQTATVGQCLHRPSMQYPQQANHRSASYLSHSTTSLPAPNGPQHGSTQAIAASLDPKSNLSNRAYQVSMHYTCAAPCFDR; encoded by the exons ATGGAGCTAGAGGACCAATGGTGGAGAGGACAACTGGCCACAGACATATACCAGGCACTACGGTACAAA GAGCTCAAGTTGCCGTCCTACAAGGGCCAGTCTCCTCAGCTGAATTTGAGGCGATACTATGCGGACCTCATAGCTGTTGTCAGCAACCACTTCAGActctgtcctgcagccagacatCTGGCCGTCTACTTGCTCGACCTCTTCATGGACCGCTATGatgtcacagagcagcagcttgcTGTGGTCTCGCTCTCATGTCTTCTGTTGGCCA GTAAGTTTGAGGAAAGGGAAGACCAGGTTCCAAAGCTGGAGACGCTGAACAGTCTGGGCTGCATCAGCTCCATGAACCTGGTCCTGACCAAGCAGGGTTTGCTGCACATGGAGCTGCTCCTTCTAGAAACCTTCCAGTGGAACCTGTACCTGCCCACGGCCGCTCATTTCATAGAATACTGTCTGTCTATTGCCATCCATGAGGGAGACCTCCATGATGGCTGGCCCTTGACCTGCCTGGAGAAATCCAAGTTATACATGGCCAAGTATGCTGATTATTTCCTGGAGGTTTCTTTGCAAG atcatgtgtttttgtgttttgcccCCTCTCTACTGGCGGCTGCGTGTGTGGCCGCCTCCCGCCTCGTCCTCCACCTGTCCCCTACATGGCCGCCACAACTGCAGCGCCTCACAGGCTACACATGGGAGAACCTGGTCCCATGTGCTGAAAAACTACTCAT tgcaCACGACAGTGATGTCAGAGAGGCCAACAAGCAgaaatgtcagcagcagcagatggtgTACCACAGTTCTGGCCAGACAGCCACTGTGGGCCAGTGCCTGCACCGGCCCAGCATGCAGTATCCCCAGCAGGCCAACCACAGGTCTGCCTCCTACCTCAGCCACTCCACCACCAGTCTGCCGGCTCCCAATGGCCCCCAGCACGGCAGCACCCAGGCCATCGCTGCCTCACTGGATCCAAAGTCCAACCTTTCCAACAGGGCTTACCAAGTCAGCATGCACTACACCTGCGCTGCACCGTGCTTTGACAGATGA